The following coding sequences are from one Coffea arabica cultivar ET-39 chromosome 11e, Coffea Arabica ET-39 HiFi, whole genome shotgun sequence window:
- the LOC113718034 gene encoding putative late blight resistance protein homolog R1A-3 isoform X1 → MAYAAIASLVQTLEYLLQFPCLVLEMKKMQAEVVTQRFRQVLLLLKGEPSALWITEEPGTLPSSFEEFLGAVGLPAEFLGIKKRTVSLSWGILNLLEEKPPILTEIGSSEQALKKFVETTVLDNRTDRSNYVVDQTSRETGTLLCSFEEFLRAVGRHADFLEIKKRTLSLSCGIPKLQEKKPPILMEIGSLEQDLKKFLETTVLDTRTDRSDYAVHQFSCEAARKMLRAVDELKQAIIFFYEVASEITILYQDLFSLLNFLDDSSDKFQDHELLKCIKDVAYRARDLVEERLVDKQVESVKTSLICALSNSKASARFLPRRGKSSLETVVQSVLDGKEGIRGGLVHALQVVQSFKRKTTNIDEKSLRLQGSSIRKAPLSSNKEDIVVGLDAELTTILEGLTGLPLGLEIVTISGMGGIGKTTLARKAFNDPYTVYHFYCRAWITVSQVYQARDLLLALWSSIAQSTDKMVEKSNAQLAEIVYRRLKGKRYVIVMDDMWSIDAWNDVKRCFPDDENGSRIVVTSRFKELATNVSPKKPPHCMNLLNIEQSWELLEKLIFGTASCPHELVGVGKQIAKRCRGLPLAIVVIAGVLSRDIGAYNCWNEIAEEVSSVVSTDPENCLDILALSYNCLPHHLKACFLYMGIFPEDCEIEVSKLINLWAAEGFLYLNSEKQLEQIGEDYLEDLIGRNLVLVEKKRFVGEVKTCRLHDFLRELCLKEAQKENFMHVIQRRSAKGVQAGTRNQRRLSFHLDPYSHATTAPAIPHVSSFVCFTLGTDIVPDILFFQLGFKLLRVLDVFFLHFDYFPVQILKLIHLRYLALYVTYELPASVSQLRNLQTLVIHGPWLCQESGGRPTLLLEYWSMPSLRHVHVTVACHLKNPFTVQDNLPRPFASEHLQTLYTIQFSSCTKEVFSVMPHLKKLGICETREDYSTDSFSQVLNNLVYLQELETLECSFHTQKREVRRILGLALLPVTLRHLSLSWSYLPWKYMTSIAMLPNLEVLQLKNYAFQGPKWGPTEEGFRSLKHLLIENMDLIHWEATIFRHFRCLQHLVLKSCKLLEKFPFGVENLQRLEVHYCSEPIENSAKEIQEEIEGIDVIIRSDRKLLIFIPLFVSVTRTPHKFMKFILTHHSCTCIS, encoded by the exons ATGGCCTACGCTGCAATTGCTTCCCTGGTACAAACGCTGGAGTATCTGCTGCAATTTCCCTGTTTGGTTCTGGAAATGAAGAAGATGCAAGCGGAGGTTGTCACACAGAGATTCCGTCAAGTCTTATTGCTCCTGAAAGGAGAACCCTCAGCTTTGTGGATCACTGAAGAACCTGGAACTCTGCCATCCAGCTTTGAAGAATTTCTTGGGGCAGTTGGTCTGCCTGCTGAGTTCTTGGGGATCAAGAAAAGAACAGTGTCCTTGAGCTGGGGAATACTAAACTTGCTGGAGGAAAAGCCACCAATTCTGACGGAAATCGGATCTTCGGAGCAAGCCCTGAAGAAATTTGTGGAAACCACTGTCCTCGACAACCGGACAGATCGATCCAACTACGTTGTTGATCAAACTTCTCGTGAAACAGGGACTCTGTTATGCAGCTTTGAAGAATTTCTTCGAGCAGTTGGTCGGCATGCTGACTTCTTGGAGATCAAGAAACGAACACTGTCCTTGAGCTGCGGAATACCAAAATTGCAGGAGAAAAAGCCTCCAATTCTGATGGAAATTGGATCTTTGGAGCAAGACCTGAAGAAATTTCTGGAAACCACTGTCCTCGACACCCGGACAGATCGATCCGACTACGCTGTTCATCAATTTTCTTGTGAAGCAGCAAGAAAAATGCTTCGTGCCGTGGATGAGCTCAAACAGGCCATAATCTTTTTCTATGAAGTTGCTTCTGAGATCACAATTCTCTACCAGGATCTTTTCTCCTTGCTGAATTTTCTTGATGATTCTTCCGATAAATTCCAGGATCATGAATTGCTGAAATGCATCAAAGACGTTGCTTATAGAGCAAGAGATCTTGTTGAAGAACGTCTCGTGGACAAACAAGTCGAATCAGTAAAGACGTCCCTCATTTGCGCTTTGTCCAATAGTAAGGCATCAGCTAGATTCCTACCAAGAAGGGGGAAAAGTTCTCTTGAAACAGTGGTCCAGAGTGTCTTAGATGGAAAGGAGGGCATTCGTGGAGGTTTAGTCCATGCATTACAGGTTGTTCAATCTTTCAAGAGAAAGACTACAAATATAGATGAAAAGAGTCTAAGATTGCAGGGATCAAGCATCAGGAAAGCACCACTTAGTTCGAATAAGGAGGATATTGTGGTAGGTCTTGATGCTGAGCTGACGACTATCTTGGAGGGGCTCACTGGACTGCCACTTGGACTAGAAATAGTGACAATTTCTGGGATGGGCGGCATTGGTAAGACAACTCTTGCTAGAAAAGCTTTTAATGATCCTTATACTGTTTATCACTTCTATTGTCGTGCATGGATAACAGTATCCCAAGTCTATCAAGCGAGAGACTTGCTACTAGCCCTTTGGAGCTCTATTGCACAGTCCACTGATAAAATGGTTGAGAAGAGCAATGCTCAATTAGCTGAAATTGTGTACAGAAGGTTGAAAGGTAAGAGGTATGTGATTGTTATGGATGACATGTGGAGCATTGATGCTTGGAATGATGTCAAAAGGTGTTTTCCTGATGACGAAAATGGAAGTCGAATAGTAGTTACTAGTCGGTTCAAGGAGTTAGCAACAAACGTGAGTCCCAAGAAGCCACCTCATTGCATGAACCTTCTGAACATAGAACAAAGCTGGGAACTATTGGAAAAGCTCATCTTCGGGACAGCAAGCTGCCCCCATGAATTGGTAGGAGTTGGAAAACAAATAGCTAAGAGATGCCGAGGATTACCTCTAGCTATTGTCGTTATTGCTGGTGTTCTCTCACGTGACATCGGGGCATACAATTGTTGGAATGAGATTGCAGAGGAGGTTAGCTCAGTTGTTTCCACTGATCCAGAAAATTGCTTAGATATACTTGCTTTGAGTTACAATTGCTTGCCCCATCACCTGAAAGCCTGCTTCCTCTATATGGGGATTTTCCCTGAAGATTGTGAGATTGAAGTttcaaaattgattaatttATGGGCTGCAGAGGGCTTCTTATATTTGAATTCAGAGAAACAGTTGGAACAGATTGGAGAGGATTACTTGGAAGACCTTATCGGCAGGAACTTAGTTTTGGTTGAAAAGAAGCGCTTTGTGGGGGAAGTCAAAACTTGTCGCCTCCATGACTTCTTACGGGAATTGTGCTTGAAAGAAGCTCAGAAGGAGAACTTCATGCATGTCATACAAAGGAGAAGTGCCAAAGGTGTTCAAGCAGGCACGCGTAATCAACGTCGTCTCAGTTTTCATTTGGATCCTTACAGTCATGCGACTACAGCACCTGCAATCCCACATGTCTCATCTTTTGTGTGTTTCACATTGGGCACTGATATAGTACCTGATATTCTATTCTTTCAACTAGGCTTTAAGTTGCTCAGAGTATTAGACGTATTCTTTCTGCATTTCGATTACTTCCCTGTTCAAATATTAAAGCTGATACATTTGAGGTATCTTGCACTCTATGTTACTTATGAGCTTCCTGCCTCAGTATCCCAACTGAGGAATCTCCAGACCTTAGTCATTCATGGTCCATGGCTTTGTCAGGAATCTGGCGGTAGGCCAACATTGTTACTGGAGTATTGGAGCATGCCTTCACTGAGGCATGTGCATGTTACTGTGGCTTGTCATCTAAAGAATCCTTTCACTGTACAAGATAACCTTCCTCGTCCATTTGCTTCAGAACACCTGCAAACTCTCTATACAATACAATTTTCAAGTTGCACAAAGGAAGTTTTCAGTGTCATGCCCCATCTTAAGAAACTGGGAATTTGTGAAACTAGAGAAGACTACAGCACAGACAGTTTCTCACAAGTCCTAAATAATCTTGTTTACTTGCAAGAACTTGAAACTCTGGAGTGTTCCTTCCACACACAAAAAAGAGAAGTGCGAAGGATTTTGGGTTTGGCTCTTTTGCCAGTGACTCTTAGgcatttgagtttgagttggaGTTATTTACCATGGAAATATATGACCTCCATTGCCATGTTACCCaaccttgaggtacttcaactCAAAAATTATGCTTTCCAAGGACCAAAATGGGGGCCAACTGAAGAAGGTTTTCGTAGTCTAAAGCATTTGCTAATTGAAAACATGGATTTGATCCATTGGGAAGCAACAATATTTCGCCACTTTAGGTGCCTTCAACATCTTGTTCTGAAATCTTGCAAGCTCTTGGAGAAGTTCCCTTTTGGTGTTGAGAACCTGCAGCGGCTTGAGGTCCACTATTGTAGTGAACCTATTGAGAATTCTGCTAAAGAAATTCAAGAAGAGATTGAAGGCATTGATGTTATTATCAGAAGTGATCG GAAGCTACTTATTTTTATTCCCCTTTTTGTGTCAGTAACCCGGACTCCGCATAAG TTTATGAAGTTTATATTGACGCACCATTCCTGCACTTGCATTTCCTGA
- the LOC113718034 gene encoding putative late blight resistance protein homolog R1A-3 isoform X3, with protein MAYAAIASLVQTLEYLLQFPCLVLEMKKMQAEVVTQRFRQVLLLLKGEPSALWITEEPGTLPSSFEEFLGAVGLPAEFLGIKKRTVSLSWGILNLLEEKPPILTEIGSSEQALKKFVETTVLDNRTDRSNYVVDQTSRETGTLLCSFEEFLRAVGRHADFLEIKKRTLSLSCGIPKLQEKKPPILMEIGSLEQDLKKFLETTVLDTRTDRSDYAVHQFSCEAARKMLRAVDELKQAIIFFYEVASEITILYQDLFSLLNFLDDSSDKFQDHELLKCIKDVAYRARDLVEERLVDKQVESVKTSLICALSNSKASARFLPRRGKSSLETVVQSVLDGKEGIRGGLVHALQVVQSFKRKTTNIDEKSLRLQGSSIRKAPLSSNKEDIVVGLDAELTTILEGLTGLPLGLEIVTISGMGGIGKTTLARKAFNDPYTVYHFYCRAWITVSQVYQARDLLLALWSSIAQSTDKMVEKSNAQLAEIVYRRLKGKRYVIVMDDMWSIDAWNDVKRCFPDDENGSRIVVTSRFKELATNVSPKKPPHCMNLLNIEQSWELLEKLIFGTASCPHELVGVGKQIAKRCRGLPLAIVVIAGVLSRDIGAYNCWNEIAEEVSSVVSTDPENCLDILALSYNCLPHHLKACFLYMGIFPEDCEIEVSKLINLWAAEGFLYLNSEKQLEQIGEDYLEDLIGRNLVLVEKKRFVGEVKTCRLHDFLRELCLKEAQKENFMHVIQRRSAKGVQAGTRNQRRLSFHLDPYSHATTAPAIPHVSSFVCFTLGTDIVPDILFFQLGFKLLRVLDVFFLHFDYFPVQILKLIHLRYLALYVTYELPASVSQLRNLQTLVIHGPWLCQESGGRPTLLLEYWSMPSLRHVHVTVACHLKNPFTVQDNLPRPFASEHLQTLYTIQFSSCTKEVFSVMPHLKKLGICETREDYSTDSFSQVLNNLVYLQELETLECSFHTQKREVRRILGLALLPVTLRHLSLSWSYLPWKYMTSIAMLPNLEVLQLKNYAFQGPKWGPTEEGFRSLKHLLIENMDLIHWEATIFRHFRCLQHLVLKSCKLLEKFPFGVENLQRLEVHYCSEPIENSAKEIQEEIEGIDVIIRSDRYLFLFPFLCQ; from the exons ATGGCCTACGCTGCAATTGCTTCCCTGGTACAAACGCTGGAGTATCTGCTGCAATTTCCCTGTTTGGTTCTGGAAATGAAGAAGATGCAAGCGGAGGTTGTCACACAGAGATTCCGTCAAGTCTTATTGCTCCTGAAAGGAGAACCCTCAGCTTTGTGGATCACTGAAGAACCTGGAACTCTGCCATCCAGCTTTGAAGAATTTCTTGGGGCAGTTGGTCTGCCTGCTGAGTTCTTGGGGATCAAGAAAAGAACAGTGTCCTTGAGCTGGGGAATACTAAACTTGCTGGAGGAAAAGCCACCAATTCTGACGGAAATCGGATCTTCGGAGCAAGCCCTGAAGAAATTTGTGGAAACCACTGTCCTCGACAACCGGACAGATCGATCCAACTACGTTGTTGATCAAACTTCTCGTGAAACAGGGACTCTGTTATGCAGCTTTGAAGAATTTCTTCGAGCAGTTGGTCGGCATGCTGACTTCTTGGAGATCAAGAAACGAACACTGTCCTTGAGCTGCGGAATACCAAAATTGCAGGAGAAAAAGCCTCCAATTCTGATGGAAATTGGATCTTTGGAGCAAGACCTGAAGAAATTTCTGGAAACCACTGTCCTCGACACCCGGACAGATCGATCCGACTACGCTGTTCATCAATTTTCTTGTGAAGCAGCAAGAAAAATGCTTCGTGCCGTGGATGAGCTCAAACAGGCCATAATCTTTTTCTATGAAGTTGCTTCTGAGATCACAATTCTCTACCAGGATCTTTTCTCCTTGCTGAATTTTCTTGATGATTCTTCCGATAAATTCCAGGATCATGAATTGCTGAAATGCATCAAAGACGTTGCTTATAGAGCAAGAGATCTTGTTGAAGAACGTCTCGTGGACAAACAAGTCGAATCAGTAAAGACGTCCCTCATTTGCGCTTTGTCCAATAGTAAGGCATCAGCTAGATTCCTACCAAGAAGGGGGAAAAGTTCTCTTGAAACAGTGGTCCAGAGTGTCTTAGATGGAAAGGAGGGCATTCGTGGAGGTTTAGTCCATGCATTACAGGTTGTTCAATCTTTCAAGAGAAAGACTACAAATATAGATGAAAAGAGTCTAAGATTGCAGGGATCAAGCATCAGGAAAGCACCACTTAGTTCGAATAAGGAGGATATTGTGGTAGGTCTTGATGCTGAGCTGACGACTATCTTGGAGGGGCTCACTGGACTGCCACTTGGACTAGAAATAGTGACAATTTCTGGGATGGGCGGCATTGGTAAGACAACTCTTGCTAGAAAAGCTTTTAATGATCCTTATACTGTTTATCACTTCTATTGTCGTGCATGGATAACAGTATCCCAAGTCTATCAAGCGAGAGACTTGCTACTAGCCCTTTGGAGCTCTATTGCACAGTCCACTGATAAAATGGTTGAGAAGAGCAATGCTCAATTAGCTGAAATTGTGTACAGAAGGTTGAAAGGTAAGAGGTATGTGATTGTTATGGATGACATGTGGAGCATTGATGCTTGGAATGATGTCAAAAGGTGTTTTCCTGATGACGAAAATGGAAGTCGAATAGTAGTTACTAGTCGGTTCAAGGAGTTAGCAACAAACGTGAGTCCCAAGAAGCCACCTCATTGCATGAACCTTCTGAACATAGAACAAAGCTGGGAACTATTGGAAAAGCTCATCTTCGGGACAGCAAGCTGCCCCCATGAATTGGTAGGAGTTGGAAAACAAATAGCTAAGAGATGCCGAGGATTACCTCTAGCTATTGTCGTTATTGCTGGTGTTCTCTCACGTGACATCGGGGCATACAATTGTTGGAATGAGATTGCAGAGGAGGTTAGCTCAGTTGTTTCCACTGATCCAGAAAATTGCTTAGATATACTTGCTTTGAGTTACAATTGCTTGCCCCATCACCTGAAAGCCTGCTTCCTCTATATGGGGATTTTCCCTGAAGATTGTGAGATTGAAGTttcaaaattgattaatttATGGGCTGCAGAGGGCTTCTTATATTTGAATTCAGAGAAACAGTTGGAACAGATTGGAGAGGATTACTTGGAAGACCTTATCGGCAGGAACTTAGTTTTGGTTGAAAAGAAGCGCTTTGTGGGGGAAGTCAAAACTTGTCGCCTCCATGACTTCTTACGGGAATTGTGCTTGAAAGAAGCTCAGAAGGAGAACTTCATGCATGTCATACAAAGGAGAAGTGCCAAAGGTGTTCAAGCAGGCACGCGTAATCAACGTCGTCTCAGTTTTCATTTGGATCCTTACAGTCATGCGACTACAGCACCTGCAATCCCACATGTCTCATCTTTTGTGTGTTTCACATTGGGCACTGATATAGTACCTGATATTCTATTCTTTCAACTAGGCTTTAAGTTGCTCAGAGTATTAGACGTATTCTTTCTGCATTTCGATTACTTCCCTGTTCAAATATTAAAGCTGATACATTTGAGGTATCTTGCACTCTATGTTACTTATGAGCTTCCTGCCTCAGTATCCCAACTGAGGAATCTCCAGACCTTAGTCATTCATGGTCCATGGCTTTGTCAGGAATCTGGCGGTAGGCCAACATTGTTACTGGAGTATTGGAGCATGCCTTCACTGAGGCATGTGCATGTTACTGTGGCTTGTCATCTAAAGAATCCTTTCACTGTACAAGATAACCTTCCTCGTCCATTTGCTTCAGAACACCTGCAAACTCTCTATACAATACAATTTTCAAGTTGCACAAAGGAAGTTTTCAGTGTCATGCCCCATCTTAAGAAACTGGGAATTTGTGAAACTAGAGAAGACTACAGCACAGACAGTTTCTCACAAGTCCTAAATAATCTTGTTTACTTGCAAGAACTTGAAACTCTGGAGTGTTCCTTCCACACACAAAAAAGAGAAGTGCGAAGGATTTTGGGTTTGGCTCTTTTGCCAGTGACTCTTAGgcatttgagtttgagttggaGTTATTTACCATGGAAATATATGACCTCCATTGCCATGTTACCCaaccttgaggtacttcaactCAAAAATTATGCTTTCCAAGGACCAAAATGGGGGCCAACTGAAGAAGGTTTTCGTAGTCTAAAGCATTTGCTAATTGAAAACATGGATTTGATCCATTGGGAAGCAACAATATTTCGCCACTTTAGGTGCCTTCAACATCTTGTTCTGAAATCTTGCAAGCTCTTGGAGAAGTTCCCTTTTGGTGTTGAGAACCTGCAGCGGCTTGAGGTCCACTATTGTAGTGAACCTATTGAGAATTCTGCTAAAGAAATTCAAGAAGAGATTGAAGGCATTGATGTTATTATCAGAAGTGATCG CTACTTATTTTTATTCCCCTTTTTGTGTCAGTAA
- the LOC113718034 gene encoding putative late blight resistance protein homolog R1A-3 isoform X4 produces MAYAAIASLVQTLEYLLQFPCLVLEMKKMQAEVVTQRFRQVLLLLKGEPSALWITEEPGTLPSSFEEFLGAVGLPAEFLGIKKRTVSLSWGILNLLEEKPPILTEIGSSEQALKKFVETTVLDNRTDRSNYVVDQTSRETGTLLCSFEEFLRAVGRHADFLEIKKRTLSLSCGIPKLQEKKPPILMEIGSLEQDLKKFLETTVLDTRTDRSDYAVHQFSCEAARKMLRAVDELKQAIIFFYEVASEITILYQDLFSLLNFLDDSSDKFQDHELLKCIKDVAYRARDLVEERLVDKQVESVKTSLICALSNSKASARFLPRRGKSSLETVVQSVLDGKEGIRGGLVHALQVVQSFKRKTTNIDEKSLRLQGSSIRKAPLSSNKEDIVVGLDAELTTILEGLTGLPLGLEIVTISGMGGIGKTTLARKAFNDPYTVYHFYCRAWITVSQVYQARDLLLALWSSIAQSTDKMVEKSNAQLAEIVYRRLKGKRYVIVMDDMWSIDAWNDVKRCFPDDENGSRIVVTSRFKELATNVSPKKPPHCMNLLNIEQSWELLEKLIFGTASCPHELVGVGKQIAKRCRGLPLAIVVIAGVLSRDIGAYNCWNEIAEEVSSVVSTDPENCLDILALSYNCLPHHLKACFLYMGIFPEDCEIEVSKLINLWAAEGFLYLNSEKQLEQIGEDYLEDLIGRNLVLVEKKRFVGEVKTCRLHDFLRELCLKEAQKENFMHVIQRRSAKGVQAGTRNQRRLSFHLDPYSHATTAPAIPHVSSFVCFTLGTDIVPDILFFQLGFKLLRVLDVFFLHFDYFPVQILKLIHLRYLALYVTYELPASVSQLRNLQTLVIHGPWLCQESGGRPTLLLEYWSMPSLRHVHVTVACHLKNPFTVQDNLPRPFASEHLQTLYTIQFSSCTKEVFSVMPHLKKLGICETREDYSTDSFSQVLNNLVYLQELETLECSFHTQKREVRRILGLALLPVTLRHLSLSWSYLPWKYMTSIAMLPNLEVLQLKNYAFQGPKWGPTEEGFRSLKHLLIENMDLIHWEATIFRHFRCLQHLVLKSCKLLEKFPFGVENLQRLEVHYCSEPIENSAKEIQEEIEGIDVIIRSDRNPDSA; encoded by the exons ATGGCCTACGCTGCAATTGCTTCCCTGGTACAAACGCTGGAGTATCTGCTGCAATTTCCCTGTTTGGTTCTGGAAATGAAGAAGATGCAAGCGGAGGTTGTCACACAGAGATTCCGTCAAGTCTTATTGCTCCTGAAAGGAGAACCCTCAGCTTTGTGGATCACTGAAGAACCTGGAACTCTGCCATCCAGCTTTGAAGAATTTCTTGGGGCAGTTGGTCTGCCTGCTGAGTTCTTGGGGATCAAGAAAAGAACAGTGTCCTTGAGCTGGGGAATACTAAACTTGCTGGAGGAAAAGCCACCAATTCTGACGGAAATCGGATCTTCGGAGCAAGCCCTGAAGAAATTTGTGGAAACCACTGTCCTCGACAACCGGACAGATCGATCCAACTACGTTGTTGATCAAACTTCTCGTGAAACAGGGACTCTGTTATGCAGCTTTGAAGAATTTCTTCGAGCAGTTGGTCGGCATGCTGACTTCTTGGAGATCAAGAAACGAACACTGTCCTTGAGCTGCGGAATACCAAAATTGCAGGAGAAAAAGCCTCCAATTCTGATGGAAATTGGATCTTTGGAGCAAGACCTGAAGAAATTTCTGGAAACCACTGTCCTCGACACCCGGACAGATCGATCCGACTACGCTGTTCATCAATTTTCTTGTGAAGCAGCAAGAAAAATGCTTCGTGCCGTGGATGAGCTCAAACAGGCCATAATCTTTTTCTATGAAGTTGCTTCTGAGATCACAATTCTCTACCAGGATCTTTTCTCCTTGCTGAATTTTCTTGATGATTCTTCCGATAAATTCCAGGATCATGAATTGCTGAAATGCATCAAAGACGTTGCTTATAGAGCAAGAGATCTTGTTGAAGAACGTCTCGTGGACAAACAAGTCGAATCAGTAAAGACGTCCCTCATTTGCGCTTTGTCCAATAGTAAGGCATCAGCTAGATTCCTACCAAGAAGGGGGAAAAGTTCTCTTGAAACAGTGGTCCAGAGTGTCTTAGATGGAAAGGAGGGCATTCGTGGAGGTTTAGTCCATGCATTACAGGTTGTTCAATCTTTCAAGAGAAAGACTACAAATATAGATGAAAAGAGTCTAAGATTGCAGGGATCAAGCATCAGGAAAGCACCACTTAGTTCGAATAAGGAGGATATTGTGGTAGGTCTTGATGCTGAGCTGACGACTATCTTGGAGGGGCTCACTGGACTGCCACTTGGACTAGAAATAGTGACAATTTCTGGGATGGGCGGCATTGGTAAGACAACTCTTGCTAGAAAAGCTTTTAATGATCCTTATACTGTTTATCACTTCTATTGTCGTGCATGGATAACAGTATCCCAAGTCTATCAAGCGAGAGACTTGCTACTAGCCCTTTGGAGCTCTATTGCACAGTCCACTGATAAAATGGTTGAGAAGAGCAATGCTCAATTAGCTGAAATTGTGTACAGAAGGTTGAAAGGTAAGAGGTATGTGATTGTTATGGATGACATGTGGAGCATTGATGCTTGGAATGATGTCAAAAGGTGTTTTCCTGATGACGAAAATGGAAGTCGAATAGTAGTTACTAGTCGGTTCAAGGAGTTAGCAACAAACGTGAGTCCCAAGAAGCCACCTCATTGCATGAACCTTCTGAACATAGAACAAAGCTGGGAACTATTGGAAAAGCTCATCTTCGGGACAGCAAGCTGCCCCCATGAATTGGTAGGAGTTGGAAAACAAATAGCTAAGAGATGCCGAGGATTACCTCTAGCTATTGTCGTTATTGCTGGTGTTCTCTCACGTGACATCGGGGCATACAATTGTTGGAATGAGATTGCAGAGGAGGTTAGCTCAGTTGTTTCCACTGATCCAGAAAATTGCTTAGATATACTTGCTTTGAGTTACAATTGCTTGCCCCATCACCTGAAAGCCTGCTTCCTCTATATGGGGATTTTCCCTGAAGATTGTGAGATTGAAGTttcaaaattgattaatttATGGGCTGCAGAGGGCTTCTTATATTTGAATTCAGAGAAACAGTTGGAACAGATTGGAGAGGATTACTTGGAAGACCTTATCGGCAGGAACTTAGTTTTGGTTGAAAAGAAGCGCTTTGTGGGGGAAGTCAAAACTTGTCGCCTCCATGACTTCTTACGGGAATTGTGCTTGAAAGAAGCTCAGAAGGAGAACTTCATGCATGTCATACAAAGGAGAAGTGCCAAAGGTGTTCAAGCAGGCACGCGTAATCAACGTCGTCTCAGTTTTCATTTGGATCCTTACAGTCATGCGACTACAGCACCTGCAATCCCACATGTCTCATCTTTTGTGTGTTTCACATTGGGCACTGATATAGTACCTGATATTCTATTCTTTCAACTAGGCTTTAAGTTGCTCAGAGTATTAGACGTATTCTTTCTGCATTTCGATTACTTCCCTGTTCAAATATTAAAGCTGATACATTTGAGGTATCTTGCACTCTATGTTACTTATGAGCTTCCTGCCTCAGTATCCCAACTGAGGAATCTCCAGACCTTAGTCATTCATGGTCCATGGCTTTGTCAGGAATCTGGCGGTAGGCCAACATTGTTACTGGAGTATTGGAGCATGCCTTCACTGAGGCATGTGCATGTTACTGTGGCTTGTCATCTAAAGAATCCTTTCACTGTACAAGATAACCTTCCTCGTCCATTTGCTTCAGAACACCTGCAAACTCTCTATACAATACAATTTTCAAGTTGCACAAAGGAAGTTTTCAGTGTCATGCCCCATCTTAAGAAACTGGGAATTTGTGAAACTAGAGAAGACTACAGCACAGACAGTTTCTCACAAGTCCTAAATAATCTTGTTTACTTGCAAGAACTTGAAACTCTGGAGTGTTCCTTCCACACACAAAAAAGAGAAGTGCGAAGGATTTTGGGTTTGGCTCTTTTGCCAGTGACTCTTAGgcatttgagtttgagttggaGTTATTTACCATGGAAATATATGACCTCCATTGCCATGTTACCCaaccttgaggtacttcaactCAAAAATTATGCTTTCCAAGGACCAAAATGGGGGCCAACTGAAGAAGGTTTTCGTAGTCTAAAGCATTTGCTAATTGAAAACATGGATTTGATCCATTGGGAAGCAACAATATTTCGCCACTTTAGGTGCCTTCAACATCTTGTTCTGAAATCTTGCAAGCTCTTGGAGAAGTTCCCTTTTGGTGTTGAGAACCTGCAGCGGCTTGAGGTCCACTATTGTAGTGAACCTATTGAGAATTCTGCTAAAGAAATTCAAGAAGAGATTGAAGGCATTGATGTTATTATCAGAAGTGATCG TAACCCGGACTCCGCATAA